The window GCGGTGACGCGAACCTCTTGGACTCCCCGCAGGTCCTCCGGCGCCTCCCATCGGAACTCGTCGTGCTCATCGGACAACACGATCTCGACGTCACTCGGAACATCGCAACGGAAGATTCCAACCTGGGCTTCGACAGCGGAGTGGAAGTACCAGCCGGTCAACGGACCCAGCGCGACATCGACGCCGATCTCTTCACGGCACTCACGGGCAATGGTGTCGGTGATCGTCTCGCCCGGCTCCACACTCCCGCCCGGGCAGCCCCCATCTCCGATCCCCGTACGTCTGGCGCAGCAGAAGAACTCGTCCCGCCGCGTTTGGGATGACAGCGTGCACACTGAACCGGAAGCGATCCTCGAACCCCATCCGCAGGAC of the Acidimicrobiales bacterium genome contains:
- a CDS encoding NUDIX hydrolase, with the protein product SCGWGSRIASGSVCTLSSQTRRDEFFCCARRTGIGDGGCPGGSVEPGETITDTIARECREEIGVDVALGPLTGWYFHSAVEAQVGIFRCDVPSDVEIVLSDEHDEFRWEAPEDLRGVQEVRVTAALSYRGELHALAF